In Sulfitobacter albidus, the following proteins share a genomic window:
- a CDS encoding acyl-CoA dehydrogenase family protein, with protein sequence MDLSYSDEEKAFRDEVRAFLAEKVTPDLKAKVKGDGELTKADMEGWHATLNEKGWLAPNWPKKFGGAEWNAVQKHIFEEEAAAASAPRIVPFGLGMLAPVLQKFGSKEQQDYWLPRILNGDDWWCQGYSEPGAGSDLASLKCEAVLNDAGTHYVVNGQKTWTTLGQHANMIFCLVRTDKTVKSQEGISFLLIDMETPGVEVRPIILLDGTHEVNEVWFTDCEVPVENLVGEENKGWTYAKYLLTHERTNIAGVGFSQAGLKAVKRLARQEMANGKPLIENPHFAARVAQVEIDLMAMSTTNMRIVSKAAAGTAPGVESSMLKVKGTIIRQEINDLARRAAGVFAMPFSSEAVEGTNEVLPDPFGAGPVAAKYFNNRKLSIFGGSNEIQRGIIAKVTMGS encoded by the coding sequence ATGGACCTGAGCTATTCCGACGAAGAAAAAGCCTTCCGCGACGAAGTGCGCGCGTTTCTGGCCGAGAAAGTCACCCCCGACCTCAAGGCCAAGGTCAAAGGCGATGGAGAGCTGACCAAGGCGGATATGGAAGGCTGGCACGCGACGCTCAACGAAAAGGGCTGGCTGGCGCCGAACTGGCCCAAGAAATTCGGCGGGGCCGAATGGAACGCCGTGCAAAAGCACATCTTTGAGGAAGAGGCCGCCGCGGCTTCGGCCCCGCGCATCGTGCCCTTTGGTCTGGGGATGCTGGCGCCCGTGTTGCAAAAATTCGGCTCCAAGGAGCAGCAGGACTATTGGCTGCCGCGCATCCTCAACGGTGACGACTGGTGGTGTCAGGGGTACTCAGAGCCGGGCGCGGGATCTGACCTTGCCTCGCTCAAATGCGAGGCGGTGCTGAATGACGCGGGCACGCATTACGTCGTGAATGGTCAAAAGACATGGACCACGCTGGGCCAGCACGCCAACATGATCTTCTGCCTCGTGCGCACCGACAAGACCGTAAAAAGTCAGGAAGGCATCTCCTTCCTGCTGATCGACATGGAAACGCCCGGCGTCGAAGTGCGCCCGATCATCCTGCTCGACGGCACTCATGAGGTGAACGAGGTTTGGTTTACCGATTGCGAAGTGCCTGTGGAAAACCTTGTTGGTGAAGAGAACAAGGGCTGGACCTACGCCAAATATCTGCTGACGCACGAGCGCACCAACATCGCGGGCGTTGGTTTTTCTCAGGCCGGGCTGAAGGCGGTCAAGCGTCTGGCGCGTCAGGAGATGGCTAACGGCAAACCGCTGATCGAAAACCCGCATTTCGCCGCGCGTGTCGCACAGGTGGAAATCGACCTGATGGCGATGAGCACGACCAACATGCGCATCGTCTCCAAAGCCGCCGCAGGCACCGCGCCGGGGGTGGAATCCTCTATGCTCAAGGTCAAGGGCACGATCATCCGGCAGGAAATCAACGATCTCGCGCGCCGTGCGGCGGGGGTGTTCGCCATGCCGTTTTCGTCAGAGGCGGTCGAGGGCACGAACGAAGTGCTGCCCGATCCGTTTGGCGCAGGGCCCGTCGCTGCCAAGTATTTCAACAATCGCAAGCTGTCGATCTTTGGGGGGTCCAACGAGATCCAGCGCGGCATCATTGCCAAAGTAACGATGGGAAGCTGA
- a CDS encoding acyl-CoA dehydrogenase family protein translates to MNFDLTEERQMLQDTLRRFLRDRYDTETRNKILASDTGMSADIWNELAELGVIGALFTEEQGGFGGKGFDIAVVFEELGRAGVVEPFLDTAVLAGGLVADLGTDDQLGLIEEIIGGTVQLAFAHGEANSRYDLTRVNTSATEKGDEIVISGRKSVVVNAENADHLVVSARESGDQWDAEGISLFLVPKDAKGLTVQGYALLAGGRAAEVTFDDVTVPASARLGAAGKAFDAIETRTAYANVASTAETLGAMETACTLTKDYMLQRKQFGRPIATFQALAHRFSDLLIEMEQARSAVILAAGHLHADRKERELNISATKNLIGRVGRLVGEESIQLHGGIAMTQEYELAHIAKRIVMADHRFGDVDHHLERFIALSAA, encoded by the coding sequence ATGAATTTTGATCTGACAGAAGAACGGCAAATGTTGCAGGATACGCTGCGGCGTTTCCTGCGCGACCGCTACGATACCGAAACCCGCAACAAGATCCTCGCCTCCGATACCGGCATGAGTGCGGACATCTGGAACGAGCTGGCCGAGCTTGGCGTCATTGGCGCGCTCTTTACCGAAGAGCAGGGCGGCTTTGGCGGCAAGGGGTTCGACATCGCTGTGGTGTTCGAAGAGCTGGGCCGCGCGGGCGTGGTTGAGCCGTTCCTGGATACGGCAGTGCTGGCCGGAGGGCTGGTGGCCGATCTGGGCACCGATGACCAACTTGGCCTGATCGAAGAGATCATCGGCGGCACGGTGCAACTGGCCTTCGCCCATGGCGAGGCCAACAGCCGCTATGATCTGACCCGCGTGAACACCTCCGCCACCGAAAAGGGCGATGAGATCGTGATTTCGGGCCGCAAATCGGTCGTGGTCAACGCCGAGAATGCCGATCATCTGGTCGTCTCGGCCCGCGAAAGCGGCGATCAGTGGGACGCCGAGGGGATTTCGCTGTTCCTCGTGCCCAAGGACGCCAAGGGGCTGACCGTTCAGGGTTATGCCCTGCTGGCCGGGGGGCGCGCGGCTGAGGTGACCTTCGATGACGTGACCGTGCCCGCCTCCGCCCGTCTGGGCGCGGCCGGCAAGGCGTTCGACGCGATCGAGACGCGCACGGCCTACGCCAATGTCGCCTCCACCGCCGAGACGCTGGGCGCGATGGAAACCGCCTGCACGCTGACCAAGGACTACATGCTGCAACGCAAGCAATTCGGCCGTCCCATCGCGACCTTTCAGGCGCTGGCGCATCGCTTCTCCGATCTGTTGATCGAGATGGAGCAGGCCCGGTCTGCCGTGATCCTCGCCGCAGGGCACCTGCACGCGGACCGCAAGGAACGCGAGCTGAACATCTCGGCCACCAAGAACCTGATCGGCCGCGTGGGCCGTCTGGTGGGCGAGGAATCGATCCAGCTGCACGGTGGTATCGCGATGACGCAGGAATACGAGCTTGCGCATATCGCCAAGCGTATCGTCATGGCCGACCACCGTTTTGGCGATGTCGATCATCATCTGGAGCGATTCATTGCGCTCTCCGCTGCCTGA
- a CDS encoding PaaI family thioesterase, whose product MSIIIWSDSLRSPLPDEAHLIRDETGTQTLVGYVVDVSDPAHGRCWLDVGPQHLNRHGALHGGIAVTLLDNASGTTGSLTVDATGTAPFLTVSMNTQFVGSGRPGRMTATGTITGGGRSILFIDAELRHEDGTLVAKSTGVFKRVPQEKLT is encoded by the coding sequence ATGTCGATCATCATCTGGAGCGATTCATTGCGCTCTCCGCTGCCTGACGAGGCCCACCTCATCCGCGATGAGACGGGTACGCAAACGCTGGTCGGATACGTCGTTGACGTGTCCGATCCGGCGCACGGGCGCTGCTGGCTCGACGTGGGTCCGCAGCACCTCAACCGCCACGGCGCGCTGCACGGCGGGATCGCGGTGACGCTGCTGGACAATGCCAGCGGCACCACCGGATCGCTGACCGTGGATGCGACCGGCACCGCCCCGTTCCTGACCGTTTCAATGAATACGCAATTTGTCGGCTCGGGCCGTCCGGGGCGTATGACGGCCACCGGAACGATCACCGGCGGCGGCCGCAGCATCCTTTTCATCGACGCAGAACTGCGCCACGAGGACGGAACGCTCGTCGCGAAATCAACCGGCGTGTTCAAGCGCGTCCCGCAGGAGAAACTGACATGA
- a CDS encoding oxepin-CoA hydrolase, alternative type — MSARLEDAGDRLIIWNGNTEKRGALSPELYATILDACERASDPRIRAIILTSEGPFFCAGGDLTVLIARQGMEEADRRAGIEKLHDVVRAMRNCPVPIIAAVEGGAAGAGLSFALACDIVVAAKGAKFVAAYVKAGLVPDGGLTAHLARAVPRQLSMEMCLLGQTVFAEKMFDLGVVNALTDVGGTMDVARGYADRLAAGPRVAQGMIRGMVAAAYDQTEAQQLDTERDAMGFATGAPEAGEGIAAFLEKRPPNYG; from the coding sequence ATGAGTGCACGGCTTGAGGATGCGGGTGATCGCCTGATTATCTGGAACGGGAATACCGAAAAGCGTGGCGCGCTGTCGCCGGAGCTGTATGCGACCATCCTCGACGCCTGTGAACGCGCCTCTGATCCGCGCATCCGCGCGATCATCCTGACCTCCGAGGGGCCGTTTTTCTGTGCCGGGGGAGATTTGACCGTTCTCATCGCGCGGCAGGGCATGGAAGAGGCAGACCGCCGCGCCGGCATCGAAAAGCTCCACGACGTCGTGCGCGCAATGCGCAATTGTCCGGTGCCGATCATCGCCGCGGTCGAAGGGGGGGCTGCGGGCGCCGGGCTCAGCTTTGCACTGGCCTGTGACATCGTCGTGGCCGCCAAGGGCGCCAAATTTGTCGCCGCCTACGTCAAGGCCGGCCTCGTGCCCGACGGCGGGCTGACCGCCCATCTGGCGCGCGCCGTGCCGCGTCAGCTGTCGATGGAGATGTGTCTGCTGGGCCAGACCGTCTTTGCCGAAAAGATGTTCGATCTGGGCGTGGTGAACGCGCTCACGGATGTGGGCGGCACGATGGACGTCGCACGCGGCTATGCCGACCGGCTGGCGGCGGGGCCGCGCGTGGCGCAGGGCATGATCCGCGGCATGGTTGCCGCCGCCTACGACCAGACCGAGGCACAGCAGCTTGATACCGAACGCGACGCGATGGGCTTTGCCACCGGCGCGCCCGAAGCGGGCGAAGGTATCGCCGCGTTCCTCGAAAAACGCCCGCCGAATTACGGCTGA
- a CDS encoding class I adenylate-forming enzyme family protein has product MTDRLPDMLAATVARSPDAPAISDSTGAAWSYADLNRAADEMAQVLTGAGVVENDRVLVLVENCATAAAVLFGAWQIGAVAIPFNARQTEGEVARVIRHATPAVVVGTVDASPDAARHVAALGGKEVTGAFGTIALHKRASDPEAGLEDVAVLLYTTGTTGDPKGVMLRHSNMIFGGAASSELRALSPEDIVYCALPISHVFGLVSVLTGCVLSGAHLMMEARFSAQKLYDAAMGGVTVIPAVPQMHALVMQYVKEMGLATLNAPALRYVSSGGAPLDPAWKRKAEGFYELPLQNGFGMTETTSGASATRNPIGSPDISVGPATPGTELSIDATAPGGDGVAEGEVLVRGPHVMKGYFRNEAETAKALGADGWLRTGDLGKIDENGNLHILGRSKELIIHGGFNVYPPEVEAALNDHPQVIQSAVVGRTKDGDEEVLAFVQVAEGDAPQLDDLRAFVKERLAAYKRPKHIVLATSLPAAPTGKLLKHKMIEAFADELP; this is encoded by the coding sequence ATGACCGATCGTTTGCCAGACATGCTTGCCGCGACCGTTGCGCGCAGCCCCGACGCTCCCGCTATCAGCGACAGCACGGGCGCCGCGTGGAGCTACGCTGATCTGAACCGGGCCGCCGATGAAATGGCGCAGGTGCTGACGGGCGCGGGCGTTGTTGAGAACGACCGCGTGCTGGTGCTGGTCGAGAATTGCGCGACCGCAGCGGCGGTTCTGTTTGGCGCGTGGCAGATCGGGGCCGTCGCCATCCCCTTCAACGCCCGCCAGACCGAGGGCGAGGTGGCGCGCGTGATCCGCCATGCCACGCCCGCCGTGGTCGTAGGCACCGTCGATGCCTCCCCCGATGCGGCAAGGCACGTCGCGGCACTTGGCGGGAAGGAAGTGACCGGCGCGTTCGGCACGATTGCCCTGCATAAGCGCGCGTCCGATCCCGAGGCCGGGCTGGAGGACGTGGCGGTGCTGCTCTATACAACCGGCACGACCGGCGATCCCAAGGGGGTGATGCTGCGCCATTCCAACATGATCTTTGGCGGTGCCGCGTCCAGCGAATTGCGCGCATTATCGCCCGAGGACATCGTGTATTGCGCGCTGCCGATCAGTCACGTGTTCGGACTGGTGTCGGTGCTGACGGGCTGTGTCCTGTCGGGGGCGCATCTGATGATGGAGGCGCGCTTCTCGGCGCAAAAACTCTACGATGCCGCGATGGGTGGGGTCACGGTGATCCCGGCGGTGCCGCAGATGCACGCGCTGGTCATGCAGTACGTCAAGGAAATGGGCCTTGCGACGCTGAACGCGCCCGCGCTGCGCTATGTCTCATCGGGCGGTGCGCCGCTGGACCCGGCGTGGAAGCGCAAGGCGGAAGGGTTTTACGAGCTGCCGTTGCAAAATGGGTTCGGCATGACCGAGACGACGAGTGGCGCGTCGGCCACGCGCAATCCCATCGGCTCGCCCGATATCTCGGTCGGCCCTGCGACGCCGGGCACCGAGCTGAGCATCGACGCCACCGCCCCCGGTGGCGACGGCGTGGCGGAGGGCGAGGTGCTGGTGCGCGGGCCCCACGTGATGAAGGGCTATTTCCGCAACGAGGCCGAGACCGCCAAGGCGCTGGGCGCCGACGGCTGGCTGCGCACGGGCGATCTGGGCAAGATCGACGAGAATGGCAATCTGCACATCCTCGGGCGGTCAAAAGAGTTGATTATCCACGGCGGTTTCAACGTCTACCCACCGGAAGTGGAGGCGGCGCTGAACGATCATCCGCAGGTGATCCAGTCTGCGGTGGTCGGGCGCACCAAGGACGGGGACGAAGAGGTGCTGGCCTTTGTGCAAGTCGCCGAGGGGGACGCGCCGCAGCTGGACGATCTGCGCGCCTTCGTGAAAGAGCGGCTGGCGGCCTACAAAAGACCCAAGCATATCGTTTTGGCCACAAGCCTGCCTGCCGCGCCTACCGGCAAGCTGCTCAAGCACAAGATGATCGAGGCTTTCGCAGACGAGCTGCCCTGA
- the rpe gene encoding ribulose-phosphate 3-epimerase: MSSPLPIKIAPSILAADFANFGAECAAVEAQGADWIHVDVMDGHFVPNITFGAATCAAIRPHIKGVMDVHLMISPVDAYIEDFAKAGADVITAHIEAGPHIHRTLQAIRGAGAKAGVALNPGTPAQAVAELLDLTDLICVMTVNPGFGGQKFIDMSAKIRTLRDMIGDRPIHIEIDGGVDPTTAPIVAEAGADVLVAGSAVFRGGTVSDPAPYGANIRAIRAAAEGVWT, translated from the coding sequence ATGTCCAGCCCGCTCCCGATCAAAATCGCCCCCTCCATCCTCGCCGCTGATTTTGCGAATTTCGGCGCCGAATGTGCCGCGGTCGAGGCACAGGGCGCCGATTGGATCCACGTCGATGTGATGGACGGGCATTTCGTGCCCAACATCACCTTCGGCGCCGCGACCTGTGCGGCGATCCGCCCGCATATCAAGGGCGTGATGGACGTGCATCTGATGATCTCGCCCGTCGATGCCTATATCGAGGATTTCGCAAAGGCCGGCGCCGATGTCATCACCGCCCATATCGAGGCCGGGCCGCATATCCACCGCACCCTGCAAGCGATTCGCGGGGCCGGCGCCAAGGCGGGCGTCGCGCTGAACCCCGGCACACCTGCGCAGGCGGTAGCCGAGCTGCTGGACCTGACCGATCTGATTTGCGTGATGACCGTGAACCCCGGCTTTGGCGGACAGAAATTCATCGACATGAGCGCAAAGATCCGCACCTTGCGTGACATGATCGGCGACCGCCCCATCCACATCGAAATCGACGGTGGTGTGGACCCGACCACCGCCCCCATCGTCGCCGAGGCAGGCGCCGATGTTCTGGTTGCGGGTTCTGCGGTTTTCCGGGGCGGAACGGTCAGCGATCCCGCGCCCTATGGCGCCAACATTCGCGCCATTCGCGCCGCCGCCGAGGGTGTGTGGACCTGA
- a CDS encoding DUF2945 domain-containing protein, with protein sequence MADYNVGDKVEWDWGNGTGTGEVQKTYTQKITRKIKGSEVTRDGSDDDPALFIEQEDGDEVLKLSSEVRAA encoded by the coding sequence ATGGCCGATTACAACGTAGGCGACAAGGTGGAATGGGATTGGGGCAACGGCACCGGCACAGGCGAGGTGCAAAAGACCTACACCCAAAAAATCACCCGTAAGATCAAGGGCAGTGAAGTGACCCGCGACGGATCCGACGACGATCCGGCATTGTTCATCGAACAGGAGGACGGGGATGAGGTGCTCAAGCTGTCGTCGGAGGTGCGCGCGGCGTGA
- a CDS encoding DNA topoisomerase IB, whose amino-acid sequence MNVDLVYYSDDRPGIARRRRGRGFTYVAPDGTTIARGPERKRLEALAVPPAYEDVWMSPLENGHLQATGRDARSRKQYRYHEAWAEAQARTKFDGLSDFGMHLPRLRARVARDLKEEPGEKAFALAAAVTLIDRSAIRVGDPDYTRENGSYGALTLRRRHVSLEGNTIRLRYTAKGGKKVRRSLRDRTLAKVLHRVGDLPGAELLTWSDGGAVHTLSAQALNAYIAEAAGSEESTITAKTFRTWTGTVAAFGVAERGGATIKDMAEAAAERLSNTATIARNSYIHPDVVDLAGADALEGFDAGRSGLRAVENRLLGYLER is encoded by the coding sequence GTGAACGTCGATCTGGTCTACTACAGCGATGACAGGCCCGGCATTGCCCGGCGCCGCCGCGGGCGCGGTTTCACCTATGTGGCGCCCGACGGGACGACCATCGCCCGTGGACCAGAGCGCAAGCGGCTGGAGGCACTGGCGGTGCCTCCAGCCTATGAGGACGTCTGGATGTCGCCGCTCGAAAACGGGCATCTCCAGGCGACGGGGCGCGACGCACGGTCGCGCAAGCAGTATCGCTATCACGAGGCATGGGCCGAGGCGCAGGCGCGCACCAAATTCGACGGGTTGAGCGATTTTGGCATGCATCTGCCGCGGCTGCGTGCCCGTGTGGCGCGCGACCTGAAGGAAGAGCCGGGGGAGAAGGCATTTGCCCTCGCTGCCGCGGTCACCCTCATCGACCGCAGTGCCATCCGCGTCGGTGATCCCGATTACACCCGAGAGAACGGCAGCTATGGTGCCCTGACCCTGCGGCGTCGTCACGTGTCGCTGGAAGGGAACACCATTCGCCTGCGCTATACCGCCAAGGGTGGCAAGAAAGTACGCCGTAGCCTGCGCGACCGGACGCTGGCAAAGGTCTTGCACCGCGTGGGCGATCTGCCCGGTGCCGAACTGTTGACCTGGTCAGACGGCGGCGCGGTGCATACGCTGAGCGCGCAGGCGCTCAACGCATACATCGCGGAGGCTGCGGGGAGCGAGGAGAGCACCATCACGGCCAAGACGTTTCGCACATGGACCGGCACCGTTGCCGCCTTTGGCGTGGCCGAACGCGGTGGCGCCACGATCAAGGACATGGCCGAGGCCGCGGCGGAGCGCCTGAGCAACACAGCCACGATCGCGCGCAACAGCTATATCCACCCCGATGTGGTGGATCTGGCCGGGGCAGACGCGCTCGAAGGCTTTGACGCCGGACGCTCGGGATTGCGGGCGGTGGAGAACCGCCTGCTGGGGTATCTGGAACGATGA
- a CDS encoding PLP-dependent aminotransferase family protein — translation MDWQQILATRTQRMSASEIRELLKLLDQPDIISFAGGIPDPDLFPAQAFSDAMSGALSGPKAGEALQYSVSEGYAPLRDWIVGEMGRLGVPCVRDNILITSGSQQALDYLGKLMLSPGDTALVGWPTYLGALGAFNAYEPRYVRFDPDTNRPPESYAEGAEPGRVKFAYLSVDFANPTGRTLDAAARERLLDTAEALDIAVIEDAAYQSLRYDGEALAPVLAREIARRGEIDACRTIYCGSFSKTLAPGLRVGWVCAAREVIDRLVLLKQAGDLHSATLNQMAIAEVAGAEFDAHVEKIRSAYCSRRDAMLAALDAHMPEGVSWTRPEGGMFIWLTLPAHVATVALLERSLETERVAFVPGHAFYADGSGQNTLRLSFSRTDADTIAEGITRLGRLIAAAI, via the coding sequence ATGGATTGGCAACAGATTCTGGCGACGCGCACGCAGCGCATGAGCGCGAGCGAAATCCGCGAGTTGCTCAAACTCCTCGACCAGCCTGATATCATTTCCTTTGCGGGCGGGATCCCCGACCCGGACCTGTTTCCAGCGCAGGCGTTCTCCGACGCGATGAGCGGCGCGCTGTCGGGCCCCAAAGCGGGAGAGGCGCTGCAATACTCCGTCTCCGAAGGATACGCACCCCTTCGCGATTGGATCGTGGGCGAGATGGGACGGCTGGGCGTGCCCTGTGTGCGCGACAATATCCTGATCACCTCAGGGTCGCAGCAAGCGCTCGACTATCTGGGCAAGCTGATGCTGAGCCCCGGCGATACGGCATTGGTCGGTTGGCCCACCTATCTCGGTGCGTTGGGTGCTTTCAACGCCTATGAGCCGCGCTACGTCCGCTTTGACCCAGACACGAACCGGCCGCCGGAAAGCTATGCCGAAGGCGCCGAACCCGGGCGGGTGAAATTCGCCTATCTGTCGGTTGATTTTGCCAATCCCACCGGGCGCACGCTGGATGCCGCCGCGCGCGAGCGGTTGCTTGACACGGCGGAGGCGCTCGACATCGCGGTGATCGAGGATGCCGCCTATCAATCCCTGCGCTACGACGGGGAGGCGCTTGCCCCCGTGCTCGCCCGCGAAATCGCCCGGCGGGGGGAAATCGACGCCTGCCGCACGATCTATTGCGGATCGTTCTCGAAAACACTGGCACCGGGGCTGCGCGTTGGCTGGGTCTGCGCCGCGCGAGAGGTGATCGACCGGCTTGTGCTGCTCAAACAGGCGGGGGATCTGCATTCCGCGACGCTCAACCAGATGGCTATCGCGGAGGTGGCCGGTGCGGAATTTGACGCGCATGTCGAAAAGATCCGCAGCGCCTACTGCAGCCGCCGCGACGCGATGCTGGCGGCGCTCGACGCGCATATGCCCGAGGGAGTCAGCTGGACCCGGCCCGAGGGGGGCATGTTCATCTGGCTGACGCTGCCCGCGCATGTGGCGACGGTTGCCCTGCTCGAACGCTCGCTGGAAACCGAGCGCGTCGCTTTCGTGCCGGGGCACGCGTTTTACGCGGATGGGTCGGGGCAGAATACGCTGCGCCTGAGCTTCAGCCGCACGGATGCAGACACCATCGCCGAAGGGATTACCCGTCTGGGTCGGCTGATCGCTGCCGCCATCTAG